The Dokdonia donghaensis DSW-1 DNA window GTAAAAACAATTTTACAAAAACAAACTTTTTAGAATAATTTTCTAAATAAAGTTATGTTAAATTCAATTAGGTAAAAATTAAACTATATTTAATCTATATATAAAACTATTTTTCTAACCTCTTCATAAATGCAGAAAATAGGTCTTAGGAAATTTTCACAAAAAAATAACATTACCCTACCAGATTGGTAGGGTAATAGATTATTTATATCATTAAAGTTTCTTTACTTTTGTCCCCATAATAACGAGGACAGATTTGACTGCTTGCAACCTCAAAAAAAAATGGCTAAAATCAAACACAAGACTTTAACATTTCTTGTGTTATGTTTCTACCCAGCACTCGTCAAATCTACTTCTTGACAAAAAATTAAAAAATGGCCTATTTATTTACCTCAGAATCTGTTTCTGAAGGACACCCTGATAAAATTGCAGATCAGATTTCTGACGCACTTATCGATAACTTTCTTGCTTTTGACACGCAGTCTAAAGTTGCTTGCGAGACCCTAGTTACAACTGGGCAGGTAGTTCTTGCAGGAGAAGTAAAGTCTAATGCATACCTAGATGTTCAAAAAATCGCTCGTGAGACTATTAATAAGATAGGATACACAAAGGGTGAGTATATGTTTGACGGTAACTCTTGTGGTGTACTGTCTGCCATACACGAGCAGTCTGACGATATAAATCGTGGTGTAGACCGCAAGAGCAAAGAAGAGCAAGGTGCAGGAGACCAAGGTATGATGTTTGGCTATGCGACTAAGGAAACTGAAAACTATATGCCACTAGCTCTCGAGCTATCACATAGACTACTCATTGAACTAGGTAAACTACGCCGTGAGGATGATGAGATTACCTACCTACGTCCAGATGCCAAAGCACAAGTTACTATTGAGTATAGTGATGATAATGTGCCGCAACGCATTGAAGCTATTGTGGTGTCTACACAACACGACGACTTTGATGAAGATGAAGCAATGCTAGGTCGCATACGTGGTGACATACAAGATATTCTTATACCTCGCGTAGTAGGAATGCTACCAGAAAACATCGCTGCGCTCTTTAATGATGATATTAAGTATCACATCAACCCAACGGGCAAGTTTGTGATAGGTGGACCTCACGGAGACACAGGTCTTACGGGGCGTAAAATTATAGTAGATACGTACGGTGGTAAAGGAGCTCACGGTGGTGGTGCTTTTTCTGGAAAAGACCCATCAAAGGTAGACCGCTCTGCAGCTTATGCAACGCGTCACATAGCAAAAAACTTAGTAGCTGCCGGAGTAGCAGATGAGATACTTGTACAAGTATCTTATGCAATAGGTGTTGTTGAGCCTATGGGAATCTTTGTAGATACCTACGGTTCATCAAATGTGTCGCTATCTGATGGTGAGATTGCTCAAAAGGTAACCGAACTTTTTGATATGAGACCAGCTGCTATAGAAAGTAGATTAAAACTGCGCTCTCCTATATACAGCGAGACCGCAGCATATGGACATATGGGACGTACAAACGAAGTGGTCACAAAAACTTTTGAAAGCTTTGACGGTAAGAAAAAAGAGGTAGAAGTAGAACTCTTTACTTGGGAAAAACTAGATTATGTTGAAAAAGTAAAAGAAGCTTTTAACCTATAATCTATCCGTATAGATAGTAAAAAAAGGGAGCCTAGTGGCTCCCTTTTTTTGTTTTGTATGTTATCACTCATATGTACTCACTGTGATGTGATTTCTCGGCAGGCTCGAAATGACAGAAATGTAGTTACTCAAATATGATTTTATCTACTTCTATCTCAAAATCTGTTGCGGCTTTTGTATTTGAAATAAGCCCAATACGTATAATCTCTGCGAGATCTTCTTTATCTGGATGCCCTTCCATAGGTTGCCCCAGCTTGTAGGTACCAAAATCTTCTAGTTTATAGGTCACGGTTTTCCACTCACCTTGCGTGATGGGTAGGTTTATTTTATAATTAGGTCTCCAGAATCTTTTAAACTTATTGAGCGTGAGCCCAAAATCTTGCCCTGTGGATTTATATCGCACAGTCACGATTGTATAACCCGACAAATCATAAGACTGGTAAGGAGTTCTCAAGGATGCAAAACCTCCATTATTCTCAAGACTTACGCTTCCGCGAAAGATGATACTTTCCTCAGTTTGCTCAATGCTACCCGTAGATAATCCTCCCATCACACCATCAAGCACGACAAACCAGTCATCACAAGTGTTGCGAGTAGTTCCAAAATCAAAAGAGAGTGGTGTCGTGTTCATAGTAGTGGTGATGAGTAAGGCTAAGAGATATTTCATAGCTTTTTTCTTTAAAGTTACGCTTTCGCGAAAGCGTAAACCTTATACTTACCACATTTTTAACACTACTCGGCAAGTGTCATTTTCTTCTTAAAACGACGATCAATAATAAACTGGATTACAAAAAGGAAGACAAAAATCACTCTAGCAAACATTGGGAAAACCAGTGTGCAAAGCGCAGCAAGTAACCAGATAATTAAAACATTTATAGACCTTGCACGATACCAGCGGTAAAGCACTCTAGTAAAACCTGTTTTTTTGTTTTCTGAATAATACACATAACGCGTCATAATTAAGTTAAAAGTACCTATTACTGCAAGATTGATACAATAAAACATAAATGGACCTGGGTAATCAAAACCATTTACATACATCGCCGTAGAGAATGGAAGTAACACGATGGTGAGCAAGAAGAATATGTTAATCCATAGTAGCTTACCCGTTACAACACTTACAAATTTCATTAATTTAATATGACCTATCCAATATAATGCACTCACTAAAAAACTCACCACTAGACCTATGAAATCTGGTATTCTGTTTGCAAGAACAGTTCCAAAAGACAACTTATTAAGTGTAGCTATACTAGGAACACCCACCTCGAGAATGAGAAGTGTCATTACTATAGAAAATACAGCATCTGAGAAGTTGATTACACGTGCTTTATCATAAGTTTCTTGTATCATTTTTCTAAAGTAATTAAAAAAAGTAAAAGCGACCTCATAAAGAATGAAGTCGCTTTTAAAAAGTGTTTACTCTAGTTGATGCTATAAACTATACTGTACTGTGAACATCACAATACGAGGCTGCACAAAATACTCTGTATTTGAGATGGTAAAATCATTTACACTATTTGTACTTATTACGTCTACATCTAGCAAGTTTGTGGCTTGTATTCTAAACTCCCACTTACTTTCTGGTTTTTTATAGTAGAGATTTGCTTCTAAGAAAGAATATCTGTTTTCTATCTCTGTACTATCATCATTATCGTCATAGTTATAAAGACTCCAGTCTGCTGCTATTGTAAATCCTTTACCAAAACTCCACTCTGCATTTGCAAATGGTCTATTTGTAAAGAAAGTTCTATCTGTCACCCCGTTATTTGAGTTTGTGCTCGAAAAGTTATATCCTATTTCAAAATTAGGACCTTCTTTAAAATTAGTCTCAGCACTGGTTGTATAATTCTGCGTTAAGTTTTTTGTATTACGGTCTTCTGTATTTACGATGTTGTTAAGATCACTGTAACTACCTCTTGCACTCGCATTAAACTTCCATTTTTTGAAGCGTTTTGAGAAGCGGGCATTTGCGCTTAGCGTCTGATCTGCAAAGTTTGTATTATTTACAGGTCTTGATATTCTGTTTATACCTATAAAGTCACCGGCTGTCTTAATAGGATCTATACGACGGCTATAGTTAATACCTCCAAAAAGACTCGTAAAGTTAAACATACTGAAGCTAAAGTAATTTAAACTCACATCGTGATAGATGGCATTTTCTATCTCTCTATTACCTCTAAAAAGGCTGTTGTAGTTATTAAATAGCAAGCCTTCGGCAAAGTTATTTACATCTGTATATTGGGCAGTCATCTGGTAATTAAAACGTAAGCTTTTACCTTGCGAAAACTCAACTACAGTATATAAATCTGGTAGCACCATCCACTCACTATCTTCTGTTGTGCTCCCTAGCTGTGTACTCTTAGTAGTATAATTATGTAGTGTAAGCCCTGGTGTGATTGTAAATATGCCTGTCTTTATTTTATAATGAAGACCCAAGAAAACATCGCTAAAATTAAAGCGCACATCATTACCTATAGGTGTGCCGTCTTCTGTCTCATTGAGATCTTGACTGCTGCCATTTTCTAGAATTTCAAATAAGTTTGAATTAAAGTCTTGACGACTCAAAGTGGTTCCTAGTGTAAAATTGAGATTACTTTTATTATTAAGAACATAGTAGTAATCTATCTTTGCGTCAAGCTTGTTTGAGATGACGCTTTTATTTTGATTAATATCAAAAAGTCCGCCGGCTCCTGCTGTAAAATCTATGGCCTCAAAAGGATTATCTGGATCATCTGGGTTAGGAGACGTAAATGGCTCTTGAGATAATAACGCACTATAAAAAGGGTTTTCATCCTGATATAAATGCTGGAAGGTACCCGCAAAAATGTTATTATCATCTAGCGTATAATAGAAGTTTGCGTTTTGATTTATAGAAAATGGTTCATTCTCTTTATTCTGGTCTACTATATCTATTGTGGTTTCTCCATCTTGAGTAATGATACTTGCACCATCTGAAAATTCGGTTTGCTTTGACTTTTTAAGCAGTACATCATAATCTACCTGGAGGCTCGCATTAGGTTTAAACTTTGAGCTCAATTTTGCCATACCAAGCTGGTTGCGCTGGTCTGTCACCTCATCAAAACCTTGAGTAAACCCTTGATTGATAAATGTATTGAGAGAGTTATTTACAAAGTTAGTTTTGTTATCACTTAGTAACGCAAAACCGCTAAGATCCCACTTAGGCGAGGCTGCATAGGTAAAGTTTGCTGCCACAAAGTTAGACTCAATCTCGTTTGCTCTATTATTTTGAGTAGTTAAAAAACCTAAACCACTATCGCTCACATTAAATCCAGTGCCACCTCGTCTATTAAACCCTCTAAAACCACCTGTAAAGTTGAAATAATCACGAAAAGTAAATGGAACATCTCCCGTATTATTAAAGTTAGATATAACATTAATACTCCCCTTAGGACTGTAATAAAACAGTTTTGCCTTACCCAGATAGCGCGTCTTCTCACCATCTCCTAGACCGGCAGTCACATCACCAAACCAAAAATTAGTCTTTCCTTCTTTAAGTCTTAAGTTTATCGCAACATTATCTTGATCATTACCAAGGCCTCGCATCTGGTCTACTTCATTATAATTTTTAAGTACTTCTACTTTTTTGAGTGCATCTGCAGGTATATTTTTTGTGGCTAGCTTAGAGTCTCCGTCAAAAAACTCTTTTCCCTCTATCATCACTTTACTCACAACCTGTCCCTCTACCTCAATCTCACCATCATCATTTACCTCAACACCGGGCAATTTTTTAAGTACATCGCCTAGCTTGCGCTCTGTTCCATTTGTAAAACTGTCTGTATTATAAACAATGGTATCCCCTTTTATAGTAACCGGCATCTCATAGACAAGCTCTACATTATCAAGCTGATTTGGGTCTTCTTTAAGGACAAAATCTTTAACTACCTCATCTGCATCTTGGGCTGGTGTAAACTCTTCTAGTATAGACTGTAATCCCAAGTAACTTACTTTTAGATCATAAGTAACACCCGTAGCAAGATCTAACTTATACCTACCAGATTGATCTGTAATACCGTAAGACTCTAGGGTACCCTCAGCTTTGTTTGTAGCAATGATATTTGCTAGCTCAAGCGGGTTCCCTATGCTGTCTTTAACCACACCTTTGAGAGTCATACTTTGGGCAAAAATAATGCTGGGCAATGCAAGCAGCACTGCCAAAAGAAGTTGGGTATTTTTCATCTTTGGATTGGTTGTTTTTTTACATCGCGACGTCCAGCAATTAAGGGTCGTCGTGTATAAAATAATTATGAATGTTAAATCTACGTGTTCGTACTTCGGCAGGCTTTGTATAGACTACAGCAAACTGAAAGCGATGATAACTTTTCTAAAATCTGCCACCGCCTTGACCACGTCTTCCTCCCCTACCAAAACGCTCTGCCATTTCTTTTCCTTTTTCTTCAAGGATTTTTGTGTACTCCTCGCGGCTTACTTCCTTGCCTTTTACAGGAGCCTCGATGGTTACAGGCTCTTTTGGGTTTAACACCACTTTTGTGCATAAAATAGTAGTATTACTGGTGTTTAACTCCAGTATTAAACCTGGCAACCCGCCAAACTCGTCTGGGCCGTGACTTGCCGGAATCATAGGTGTATACCAGGCTACGATTTCTTCAGTCTTAGGCTCCTCATCGGCAACGGTTCCTCCGGCCTTTTTTATGGAGTCATTTTTTTCTTGCAACTCTCTTGCTCTTCTTCCCATTCTAGACCACAGGTTAGTCTCAAGGCTGCGCGTTGCCACTGCCTTAAAAACGGGATACTGGCCTATCATCTTACTTTCTTTTACAAGCTCCCAGTTAAGGTTATTTAAGGTGTCTTTTACAAGAAAAGTTTTACCCATCATATCATTCTCACGTGCATAGTCATTACTTGCACGGTTAGAATAAATACCTCCTTGTGTAAAACCACTGCCAAAACCACGGCCTCCTCCACCTTGTCCAGGAGTTTCTAACTTTGCCTCTTCCTTATAAAAAGACTCATCTTTTGTAAAGCTTAGTGTATATTCTTTTTCTAAGAAGCGCTTCATACGCTCCATCATTTGCTTTTTCTGAGCTTCGCTCATTTGCTGACCACGACGTCCAAAATTAGACATATCTACCGTGCGTTTGCTCTGGTAAGTGGCCACTCCAGTAATCTCCTGGGCAGTAACCACTGCCGAAAAAAGGAATGTGCAAATCATTAAAAAAGAAAAGGTAGCTTTACTCATAACATCTGTGTTTAAAATTTTAGACTATAAAGCTAGCTAATAGTTTAATGCGGGTTAAAAATTATTTATCCCTGTATCTCAATACTGATGTGATTACCTCCCTTTTTACCTTTGGTTTGGTAACGCTCCATCATCTCTTTTGCTTTTGCTGTAGAAATTTCTTCATACTCCTCTGCACTTACTTTTTTACCTTTTGTAGGTGCTGTTATATTAAGTTTTTCGCTTGGATTGAGCACTACCTTTGTACACATCATAGCCATCTTACCGTCATTTACTTCGAGTATAAGTCCTGGCAATCCCCAGAAACGATCTGGCCCTTGCTGCACAGGTATGTCTAGCGTGTACCAGGCTGTTGTGACTTTTGTTTCTTTTGTTGGGGCAGTTTCTTCTCCATTAACCATATTAATAGTCTCCTTCTCTTCTGTAAGTGTCGCTTTAAAACAGGTGTATTGCCCTATATTTTTAATCTCTTTCTCAAGTTTCCACTCAGGCTTTTTTAAGCTGTCTTCTATAAGGAAGTCTTTTCCCATTAAATTGGTCTTATTTGTAAAGCTTTGCTCTTCTATATTATTAAACAGCTCATCATTACTAGTAGATACTTGAATTTGTATCCCGTTACTTGAAGGCGCTTGTGGCTTGTCTAATGTTGCGTTTTCTTTCCACAAAGACTTTTTACCATTAAAGGTGAGTGTGTATTCTTTTTGAAACTGCTTGCGTAGCTGCTCTTGTAAGGTCTTCTGTATATCACTAGTAATACCAGATGTACTGTCCATCTTCATTTCTATATGACGCTGCGTTTGGTAAGTTGCCACTCCAGATACTTGTTGTGAGTACGCTTTCGCGAAAGCGCAAACCATCACAAGCACTAGTAAATTTTTGGATATTGATTTCATAGTCTTTATGTTATTTGTTGTTCTTATTATTTTGTTGCTCTAGCTTTTCAAGCCTAGATTTTAGTTCTAAAAAGGATGGGCTTTTTTCAAATATACTTGCCGCTTCTGAAAGTTTTCTCTCAATGTTACTTAAGTCTTTTTTAGTAAACCCAGCGAGTGGGGTTTGATCATCTTCATCTAGATTTATGGTAAATTTTATTTTTTTTGTGACCTTAGCATTGAGACTATCTAGAGTAACATCTTCTTTTTCGAGAGTGTAACTTATTTTCTGACTTACCTCTTCCATCTTAGTCTGTAATTTTACTATATCTGACTTTGAAAAGAACTCATTGCGCTCTACATCTTCAAGCTTTTTAGAAAGAACTGTGAGCGCCTCTTTTAGTTCTTCTTTAAATTCTTGAGATACTTCGAGCTTCAACTCTTTTTGTTGAGCAAAAGAAATACTCACTAGTAAGGATAGAATGATTGTGATAATTGTTTTCATAATAGATTGATTTTAAAATGTTTGTTGTATTGAACAGTACAAATATGGAGAACATCTTTGGCTATTTGAGTTAACAACCGTTAACGAGTGTTAAGCGATTTGGTAACAGCTAGTTAACCCACTACATTTGAATTATGCAAGAAAGACATTATAAAACCATATTGTATTTTATAAGCGCCGTCATAATATGCACACTCGCAGTGCAGATTTACTGGAATTATAAAAATTATGAGGTGGGAAAAGCACAGCTCAAACGTGATATGCAAACCAGTATTGATAATGCTGTAAGCGCTTATTATGAAGATATCACGGCTTCTAACACCATAGGATTTCTAGGAGACGACCAAAATCTAGATTTATTTTTTAAGTCAGATAAAATGCAGAATCTAGGTAAGCGTGTAGACAGTGGTCTTACTATAAATAGTATTAAAATAGAAGAGACTAACAATGATGATAACATTATAGTGGAAGGTGCAAGCCCAACAGAACTAGACAGTATTTTTTCAAGTCGTCTGGTTAAGGTAGATACCACATATGCTCAAGAGTTTAAACGCAACTCACCTACATCGAGCAGTCATACTACTTTTAAAGTTTTTGGCGAAAGTGAGAAAGCAGTAGAAGTACTTTCAAAAAGAATAAAAAACAACTTACTTACCTCACAACAGGTAACAGACTCGTCACAAACAGCATTACCAGATAGGCTTGAAGCACTTACAGACCTTACAACGAGTATAGTTTTGTCATTTAAAGATGATAAGATAAACGTGCCTACCCTAGATAGCCTTATTAACCTAGAGCTTACGCGAAAAAATCTCAACAACACACAATATACTATTGCTTACAACGCAGCAGAAAGTGATACCACACAAACACTCAATAATCACGATCTAGCTATTGTCTCTACCTCAAATTTGCTCCCTAAGAAGAGTAGCCTAGCCGTAGGTTTTAAAAATGTAGCCAGTATCGTTTTACAACGTAATTTACTAGGGATGCTCCTCTCCCTACTACTTGTAGGTGCTGTAATAGCCAGCCTACTCTACCTCCTTAAAATCATACAAGAGCAAAAACAGCTGGCCGAGATTAAAAATGACTTTATAAGCAACATCACCCACGAGTTTAAAACCCCCATAGCCACCATAGGTGTAGCTATAGAGAGTATACAACACTTTAATGAGGCAGACAGTAATGAGAAAACAAAAAAGTATCTTGAGATGTCATCACAGCAAGTATCAAAACTCAAC harbors:
- a CDS encoding TMEM175 family protein, with translation MIQETYDKARVINFSDAVFSIVMTLLILEVGVPSIATLNKLSFGTVLANRIPDFIGLVVSFLVSALYWIGHIKLMKFVSVVTGKLLWINIFFLLTIVLLPFSTAMYVNGFDYPGPFMFYCINLAVIGTFNLIMTRYVYYSENKKTGFTRVLYRWYRARSINVLIIWLLAALCTLVFPMFARVIFVFLFVIQFIIDRRFKKKMTLAE
- a CDS encoding carboxypeptidase regulatory-like domain-containing protein; translated protein: MKNTQLLLAVLLALPSIIFAQSMTLKGVVKDSIGNPLELANIIATNKAEGTLESYGITDQSGRYKLDLATGVTYDLKVSYLGLQSILEEFTPAQDADEVVKDFVLKEDPNQLDNVELVYEMPVTIKGDTIVYNTDSFTNGTERKLGDVLKKLPGVEVNDDGEIEVEGQVVSKVMIEGKEFFDGDSKLATKNIPADALKKVEVLKNYNEVDQMRGLGNDQDNVAINLRLKEGKTNFWFGDVTAGLGDGEKTRYLGKAKLFYYSPKGSINVISNFNNTGDVPFTFRDYFNFTGGFRGFNRRGGTGFNVSDSGLGFLTTQNNRANEIESNFVAANFTYAASPKWDLSGFALLSDNKTNFVNNSLNTFINQGFTQGFDEVTDQRNQLGMAKLSSKFKPNASLQVDYDVLLKKSKQTEFSDGASIITQDGETTIDIVDQNKENEPFSINQNANFYYTLDDNNIFAGTFQHLYQDENPFYSALLSQEPFTSPNPDDPDNPFEAIDFTAGAGGLFDINQNKSVISNKLDAKIDYYYVLNNKSNLNFTLGTTLSRQDFNSNLFEILENGSSQDLNETEDGTPIGNDVRFNFSDVFLGLHYKIKTGIFTITPGLTLHNYTTKSTQLGSTTEDSEWMVLPDLYTVVEFSQGKSLRFNYQMTAQYTDVNNFAEGLLFNNYNSLFRGNREIENAIYHDVSLNYFSFSMFNFTSLFGGINYSRRIDPIKTAGDFIGINRISRPVNNTNFADQTLSANARFSKRFKKWKFNASARGSYSDLNNIVNTEDRNTKNLTQNYTTSAETNFKEGPNFEIGYNFSSTNSNNGVTDRTFFTNRPFANAEWSFGKGFTIAADWSLYNYDDNDDSTEIENRYSFLEANLYYKKPESKWEFRIQATNLLDVDVISTNSVNDFTISNTEYFVQPRIVMFTVQYSL
- the metK gene encoding methionine adenosyltransferase, which gives rise to MAYLFTSESVSEGHPDKIADQISDALIDNFLAFDTQSKVACETLVTTGQVVLAGEVKSNAYLDVQKIARETINKIGYTKGEYMFDGNSCGVLSAIHEQSDDINRGVDRKSKEEQGAGDQGMMFGYATKETENYMPLALELSHRLLIELGKLRREDDEITYLRPDAKAQVTIEYSDDNVPQRIEAIVVSTQHDDFDEDEAMLGRIRGDIQDILIPRVVGMLPENIAALFNDDIKYHINPTGKFVIGGPHGDTGLTGRKIIVDTYGGKGAHGGGAFSGKDPSKVDRSAAYATRHIAKNLVAAGVADEILVQVSYAIGVVEPMGIFVDTYGSSNVSLSDGEIAQKVTELFDMRPAAIESRLKLRSPIYSETAAYGHMGRTNEVVTKTFESFDGKKKEVEVELFTWEKLDYVEKVKEAFNL
- a CDS encoding GLPGLI family protein; translation: MKSISKNLLVLVMVCAFAKAYSQQVSGVATYQTQRHIEMKMDSTSGITSDIQKTLQEQLRKQFQKEYTLTFNGKKSLWKENATLDKPQAPSSNGIQIQVSTSNDELFNNIEEQSFTNKTNLMGKDFLIEDSLKKPEWKLEKEIKNIGQYTCFKATLTEEKETINMVNGEETAPTKETKVTTAWYTLDIPVQQGPDRFWGLPGLILEVNDGKMAMMCTKVVLNPSEKLNITAPTKGKKVSAEEYEEISTAKAKEMMERYQTKGKKGGNHISIEIQG
- a CDS encoding sensor histidine kinase; protein product: MQERHYKTILYFISAVIICTLAVQIYWNYKNYEVGKAQLKRDMQTSIDNAVSAYYEDITASNTIGFLGDDQNLDLFFKSDKMQNLGKRVDSGLTINSIKIEETNNDDNIIVEGASPTELDSIFSSRLVKVDTTYAQEFKRNSPTSSSHTTFKVFGESEKAVEVLSKRIKNNLLTSQQVTDSSQTALPDRLEALTDLTTSIVLSFKDDKINVPTLDSLINLELTRKNLNNTQYTIAYNAAESDTTQTLNNHDLAIVSTSNLLPKKSSLAVGFKNVASIVLQRNLLGMLLSLLLVGAVIASLLYLLKIIQEQKQLAEIKNDFISNITHEFKTPIATIGVAIESIQHFNEADSNEKTKKYLEMSSQQVSKLNTMVEKLLETATLDSEALELNKQETNLAELLEHITQSHQETTNGKTLTFTTQDRNTRASIDVFHLENALDNIIDNAIKYGGDTIKIALNSTKENIQITIADGGNKLTKQQAQHIFDKFYRVPKGNKHDVKGFGIGLYYTKTIIEKHSGNIAVQTQPTTFKITLPYA
- a CDS encoding CIA30 family protein, with the translated sequence MKYLLALLITTTMNTTPLSFDFGTTRNTCDDWFVVLDGVMGGLSTGSIEQTEESIIFRGSVSLENNGGFASLRTPYQSYDLSGYTIVTVRYKSTGQDFGLTLNKFKRFWRPNYKINLPITQGEWKTVTYKLEDFGTYKLGQPMEGHPDKEDLAEIIRIGLISNTKAATDFEIEVDKIIFE
- a CDS encoding GLPGLI family protein; the protein is MSKATFSFLMICTFLFSAVVTAQEITGVATYQSKRTVDMSNFGRRGQQMSEAQKKQMMERMKRFLEKEYTLSFTKDESFYKEEAKLETPGQGGGGRGFGSGFTQGGIYSNRASNDYARENDMMGKTFLVKDTLNNLNWELVKESKMIGQYPVFKAVATRSLETNLWSRMGRRARELQEKNDSIKKAGGTVADEEPKTEEIVAWYTPMIPASHGPDEFGGLPGLILELNTSNTTILCTKVVLNPKEPVTIEAPVKGKEVSREEYTKILEEKGKEMAERFGRGGRRGQGGGRF